One genomic window of Anoplolepis gracilipes chromosome 5, ASM4749672v1, whole genome shotgun sequence includes the following:
- the LOC140666396 gene encoding gamma-glutamylcyclotransferase produces the protein MSCTFLYFAYGSNLLAKRIHLNNPTAVMKDIGYIKNFRLDFQRYSKQWCGTSATIVETENSVVWGVVWELDKCNLSTLDCQEGIQDNIYHVMSVNVETSNGTLNCRVYQQCNNPKEYIKPADLPIERRPSPLYLNMILKGAQENNLPTDYIKFLKTIPHNGYEGKYDISLSLIED, from the exons atgtcttgtacatttttatatttcgctTATGGAAGCAATTTACTTGCTAAAAGGATACACTTAAACAATCCAACCGCAGTAATGAAAGATATTGGTTATATAAAG aatTTTAGATTGGATTTTCAAAGATACTCTAAACAATGGTGTGGAACATCAGCAACAATTGTGGAAACGGAAAATTCAGTTGTATGGGGTGTGGTCTGGGAATTAGATAAATGTAACTTATCTACATTAGATTGTCAAGAAGGTAttcaagataatatatatcatgtgATGTCAGTAAATGTTGAAACTTCTAATGGTACTCTAAACTGTAGAGTATACCAACAGTGTAATAATCCAAAGGAATACATAAAGCCAGCAGATCTTCCTATAGAGAGGAGACCTTCGCCACTATATCt AAATATGATATTGAAAGGAGCTCAAGAAAATAATCTTCCTaccgattatataaaatttttaaaaacgatACCACATAATGGATATGAAGGAAAATATGATATCAG CCTTTCTCTGATTGAAGATTGa
- the Leurs-m gene encoding probable leucine--tRNA ligase, mitochondrial isoform X2, giving the protein MGWDAFGLPAENAAIERNIDPAIWTRENIQTMHNQLKKMNYSFDWEREFATCDEDYYKWTQELFLKLFDKGLAYQKKTYVNWDPIDKTVLAEEQVDLNQRSWRSGAIVEKKLLNQWFIRTTAFAKSLMEGLEDPSLKDWRDIIKLQKHWIGNCNGINIDFKLVSKIPDFPETINLWTDMPEFIEYAKFVAISPQSILHREEHAYDIDVGIKGLNANIINPFSGEELPIFITDKVVYPPWRDTRLGIPSASMDDLKFSELVGIPFTRHSIRSYEQQQQKMSEIFQKAREWRIGGYPVSSRLQDWLISRQRYWGTPIPIIHCTNCGIQPVPHDQLPVTLPKITNSSNKEFSIHNVKDWLQTECPKCGGKATREADTMDTFVDSSWYFLRFIDPKNTKEMFSIEKVKEAFPVDLYIGGKEHAVLHLYYARFMSHFLHSEGLIPCREPFKQLLVQGVIMGKTYKIKNTGKYVSKDEIIKEGEQYKTKATDELVCMNWEKMSKSKHNGIEPFDLLYKYGIDTTRLLILADVAPTSTRNWSENTIPGIRNWQNRLWSIVKQFKSERDNMSFEELQSEPTNPTYVEHDAYMFDSRNYFLKSVTFNIVKSQQLSIAISRMQGLTNSLRKVNLECLRKSREYERALAVQIIMLAPFTPHFASELWATFCMVKHRLIDNNEVSLDKDVFEQKWPEIDMDYKLVLNVYVNKRQFLKLKIPRHTLDKMTAEMALEYVILDPHYQQNLEDKNIIELNLQSEKGCDASLYITIEKQKKSIRNTIITDGR; this is encoded by the exons ATGGGTTGGGATGCCTTTGGATTACCTGCAGAAAATGCTGCTATCGAAAGAAATATTGATCCTGCTATATGGACAAGAGAAAATATACAGACAATGCATAATCAATTGAAAAAGATGAATTATTCTTTTGATTGGGAAAGAGAATTTGCAACTTGCGatgaagattattataaatggaCACAGGAATTGTTTCTAAAATTGTTTGATAAAGGTTTGGCCtatcaaaaaaaaacttacgTTAATTGGGATCCTATTGATAAGACTGTATTAGCTGAAGAACAGGTTGACTTGAATCAGCGATCTTGGAGGTCTGGTGCAatcgtggaaaaaaaattattaaatcaatggTTTATTAGGACGACAGCTTTTGCAAA ATCATTGATGGAAGGTTTAGAGGATCCAAGTTTGAAAGATTGGAGagatatcataaaattacaaaagcaTTGGATAGGTAATTGCAACGGCattaatatcgattttaaaCTGGTATCCAAAATCCCAGACTTTCCAGAAACAATAAACTTATGGACTGACATGCCGGAATTTATAGAGTATGCAAAGTTTGTTGCTATATCTCCTCAAAGTATATTACATCGTGAAGAACATGCATATGATATAGATGTTGGAATAAAAggtttaaatgcaaatataataaatccatTTTCTGGTGAAGAGTTGCCGATTTTTATCACCGATAAAGTGGTTTACCCACCATGGAGAGATACTCGCTTGGGTATACCTTCGGCCTCAATGgacgatttaaaattttcagagTTAGTTGGAATACCATTTACACGGCATTCGATACGCAGCTATGAACAGCAACAGCAAAAGATGTCCGAAATATTCCAGAAAGCTAGAGAATGGAGAATAGGTGGATATCCAGTAAGCTCGAGATTACAAGATTGGTTGATCTCTAGACAAAGATATTGGGGTACGCCTATACCTATTATTCATTGTACAAATTGTGGTATTCAACCAGTACCTCACGATCAACTTCCTGTGACATTACCAAAGATAACCAATTCATCGAATAAAGAATTTTCCATCCATAATGTGAAAGATTGGTTACAAACAGAATGTCCCAAGTGTGGAGGAAAGGCGACTAGGGAAGCTGATACTATGGACACATTTGTAGATAGTAGCTGGTATTTTCTAAGATTTATAGATCCCAAAAATACAAAGGAGATGTTTTCAATAGAAAAAGTAAAGGAAGCTTTTCCTGTGGATCTTTATATAGGTGGAAAAGAACATG CTGTGCTTCACTTATACTATGCCAGGTTTATGAGTCACTTTTTACATTCAGAAGGTCTTATACCATGCCGAGAGCCATTTAAACAGCTTCTCGTGCAAGGAGTAATAATGggtaaaacatataaaattaaaaatactggCAAATATGTGTCAAAGGAtgagataataaaagaagGAGAACAATATAAGACAAAGGCAACTGATGAACTTGTCTGTATGAATTGGGAAAAGATGTCTAAATCAAAACATAATGGAATTGAACCTTTTGacttattatacaaatatggaATAGATACAActagattattaatattggcTGATGTTGCACCAACATCCACCAGAAATTGGTCAGAAAATA CTATTCCTGGTATAAGAAATTGGCAAAATCGCCTTTGGAGCAttgttaaacaatttaaaagtgAACGTGACAATATGTCTTTCGAAGAACTTCAAAGTGAACCTACTAATCCTACATATGTTGAACACGATGCATACATGTTTGACagtcgaaattattttctcaagaGTGTGACATTTAACATAGTAAAATCACAGCAGCTTAGTATAGCAATATCTAGAATGCAAGGCCTTACAAATag TTTACGAAAAGTTAATTTAGAGTGTTTGAGAAAAAGTCGCGAATATGAACGAGCATTAGCTGTTCAAATAATAATGCTTGCCCCATTTACTCCACACTTTGCCTCTGAACTATGGGCTACTTTTTGTATGGTGAAACATCGTCttatagataataatgaaGTAAGTTTAGACAAAGATGTGTTTGAACAAAAATGGCCAGAAATTGATATGGATTATAAACTTGTATTGAATGTTTAT GTGAACaaaagacaatttttaaaattgaagattCCTCGACATACTTTGGACAAAATGACAGCAGAGATGGCATTGGAATATGTAATCCTTGATCCACATTATCAACAGAATTTAgaggataaaaatattatagaactCAATCTTCAATCAGAGAAAGGCTGTGATGCATCATTGTATATAACCatagaaaaacagaaaaaaagtattagaaatACTATTATTACAGATGGAAGATAA
- the Leurs-m gene encoding probable leucine--tRNA ligase, mitochondrial isoform X1, producing the protein MVQNISRSLKVMSRYRIRRFFSNLHQRTSPAVDILSHTECTLPVKQAIENHWKNKVNSPKCSTNNDLKDKFYVLSMFPYPSGALHMGHVRVYTISDVLARFYRLKGKNVIHPMGWDAFGLPAENAAIERNIDPAIWTRENIQTMHNQLKKMNYSFDWEREFATCDEDYYKWTQELFLKLFDKGLAYQKKTYVNWDPIDKTVLAEEQVDLNQRSWRSGAIVEKKLLNQWFIRTTAFAKSLMEGLEDPSLKDWRDIIKLQKHWIGNCNGINIDFKLVSKIPDFPETINLWTDMPEFIEYAKFVAISPQSILHREEHAYDIDVGIKGLNANIINPFSGEELPIFITDKVVYPPWRDTRLGIPSASMDDLKFSELVGIPFTRHSIRSYEQQQQKMSEIFQKAREWRIGGYPVSSRLQDWLISRQRYWGTPIPIIHCTNCGIQPVPHDQLPVTLPKITNSSNKEFSIHNVKDWLQTECPKCGGKATREADTMDTFVDSSWYFLRFIDPKNTKEMFSIEKVKEAFPVDLYIGGKEHAVLHLYYARFMSHFLHSEGLIPCREPFKQLLVQGVIMGKTYKIKNTGKYVSKDEIIKEGEQYKTKATDELVCMNWEKMSKSKHNGIEPFDLLYKYGIDTTRLLILADVAPTSTRNWSENTIPGIRNWQNRLWSIVKQFKSERDNMSFEELQSEPTNPTYVEHDAYMFDSRNYFLKSVTFNIVKSQQLSIAISRMQGLTNSLRKVNLECLRKSREYERALAVQIIMLAPFTPHFASELWATFCMVKHRLIDNNEVSLDKDVFEQKWPEIDMDYKLVLNVYVNKRQFLKLKIPRHTLDKMTAEMALEYVILDPHYQQNLEDKNIIELNLQSEKGCDASLYITIEKQKKSIRNTIITDGR; encoded by the exons atggtacaaaatatatcacgTTCCCTAAAAGTAATGTCTCGATATAGGATACGAAGATTTTTCAGTAATCTTCACCAGCGAACATCACCTGCAGTAGATATATTATcg CATACAGAATGCACATTGCCAGTGAAGCAAGCGATAGAGAATCattggaaaaataaagttaattctCCCAAATGCAGTACTAACAATGacttaaaagataaattttatgttctttCTATGTTTCCATATCCATCTGGTGCTTTACATATGGGTCATGTCAGAGTTTATACAATAAGTGATGTGTTAGCTCGATTTTATAGACTCAAAG gtaaaaatgtaattcatCCTATGGGTTGGGATGCCTTTGGATTACCTGCAGAAAATGCTGCTATCGAAAGAAATATTGATCCTGCTATATGGACAAGAGAAAATATACAGACAATGCATAATCAATTGAAAAAGATGAATTATTCTTTTGATTGGGAAAGAGAATTTGCAACTTGCGatgaagattattataaatggaCACAGGAATTGTTTCTAAAATTGTTTGATAAAGGTTTGGCCtatcaaaaaaaaacttacgTTAATTGGGATCCTATTGATAAGACTGTATTAGCTGAAGAACAGGTTGACTTGAATCAGCGATCTTGGAGGTCTGGTGCAatcgtggaaaaaaaattattaaatcaatggTTTATTAGGACGACAGCTTTTGCAAA ATCATTGATGGAAGGTTTAGAGGATCCAAGTTTGAAAGATTGGAGagatatcataaaattacaaaagcaTTGGATAGGTAATTGCAACGGCattaatatcgattttaaaCTGGTATCCAAAATCCCAGACTTTCCAGAAACAATAAACTTATGGACTGACATGCCGGAATTTATAGAGTATGCAAAGTTTGTTGCTATATCTCCTCAAAGTATATTACATCGTGAAGAACATGCATATGATATAGATGTTGGAATAAAAggtttaaatgcaaatataataaatccatTTTCTGGTGAAGAGTTGCCGATTTTTATCACCGATAAAGTGGTTTACCCACCATGGAGAGATACTCGCTTGGGTATACCTTCGGCCTCAATGgacgatttaaaattttcagagTTAGTTGGAATACCATTTACACGGCATTCGATACGCAGCTATGAACAGCAACAGCAAAAGATGTCCGAAATATTCCAGAAAGCTAGAGAATGGAGAATAGGTGGATATCCAGTAAGCTCGAGATTACAAGATTGGTTGATCTCTAGACAAAGATATTGGGGTACGCCTATACCTATTATTCATTGTACAAATTGTGGTATTCAACCAGTACCTCACGATCAACTTCCTGTGACATTACCAAAGATAACCAATTCATCGAATAAAGAATTTTCCATCCATAATGTGAAAGATTGGTTACAAACAGAATGTCCCAAGTGTGGAGGAAAGGCGACTAGGGAAGCTGATACTATGGACACATTTGTAGATAGTAGCTGGTATTTTCTAAGATTTATAGATCCCAAAAATACAAAGGAGATGTTTTCAATAGAAAAAGTAAAGGAAGCTTTTCCTGTGGATCTTTATATAGGTGGAAAAGAACATG CTGTGCTTCACTTATACTATGCCAGGTTTATGAGTCACTTTTTACATTCAGAAGGTCTTATACCATGCCGAGAGCCATTTAAACAGCTTCTCGTGCAAGGAGTAATAATGggtaaaacatataaaattaaaaatactggCAAATATGTGTCAAAGGAtgagataataaaagaagGAGAACAATATAAGACAAAGGCAACTGATGAACTTGTCTGTATGAATTGGGAAAAGATGTCTAAATCAAAACATAATGGAATTGAACCTTTTGacttattatacaaatatggaATAGATACAActagattattaatattggcTGATGTTGCACCAACATCCACCAGAAATTGGTCAGAAAATA CTATTCCTGGTATAAGAAATTGGCAAAATCGCCTTTGGAGCAttgttaaacaatttaaaagtgAACGTGACAATATGTCTTTCGAAGAACTTCAAAGTGAACCTACTAATCCTACATATGTTGAACACGATGCATACATGTTTGACagtcgaaattattttctcaagaGTGTGACATTTAACATAGTAAAATCACAGCAGCTTAGTATAGCAATATCTAGAATGCAAGGCCTTACAAATag TTTACGAAAAGTTAATTTAGAGTGTTTGAGAAAAAGTCGCGAATATGAACGAGCATTAGCTGTTCAAATAATAATGCTTGCCCCATTTACTCCACACTTTGCCTCTGAACTATGGGCTACTTTTTGTATGGTGAAACATCGTCttatagataataatgaaGTAAGTTTAGACAAAGATGTGTTTGAACAAAAATGGCCAGAAATTGATATGGATTATAAACTTGTATTGAATGTTTAT GTGAACaaaagacaatttttaaaattgaagattCCTCGACATACTTTGGACAAAATGACAGCAGAGATGGCATTGGAATATGTAATCCTTGATCCACATTATCAACAGAATTTAgaggataaaaatattatagaactCAATCTTCAATCAGAGAAAGGCTGTGATGCATCATTGTATATAACCatagaaaaacagaaaaaaagtattagaaatACTATTATTACAGATGGAAGATAA